CCCAGCTCTTTGACCTCCATTTCTTTCCACCATCCGCTTCTCGGGCCCGTGTTCTTTAtctatccgccccccccccccgcctttctcCGGGGGCGTCACAGGCATTCCTCCCAGCCACCTGCCCTGGGCGCTTCCGCGAGAGCTGCAGAGAAACGGCTGATGAGATGCTCTCTGACGTAGACCCACTCTACCCCTTGGGAACCCCAAGCTGGCTGAGGGAAGGGACAAAGCCTGAGGGAAGGGACAAAGTCCCCACTCTTAACTGGAAAAACAGTGCCTCACCCTCAGGAGCTCCTGGGTAGGGATGGGCTGGCGTACGGGACACCTCCCAGAAAACCCTAACTCCGGGTGGGTTAAAGGGGGCAAGGAGAACAGGGTCAAGGGAAACGACAGAGCCGGGTAGTGTCCGGATGGGAAACCCCAGTCGTTTAGGCACCCCTCCGCTCAAGTCACTTCCAAACCACACAATTCTTGGGGAGGGGCGCTGCGGACAGGGAGCGGCTCCTACGCAAATGGCTTTGTCTCCGCGCCCTGGGTCCGCCGCGCGCGCAGCTGCAGTTGTCACTGCGCTTCCCCGCCCCCGCTCCTGAAggccccccttccctctctccgcCAGACCCGGAGCAGGAGCTCCGCCCACAACGCACCGCCCCAGCCCCGGCGCCTTAAAACCCGGTGCACACCGCCCAGCCGCGCCCCGTCTGGCgcacctcttctctcctctggacCTTCAGCCGCAGCCGCTCTCCCGGCCCTGGTCCCAGCACCATGAGCTTCGGCTCGGAGCACTACCTGTGCGCCTCCTCCTACCGCAAGGTGTTTGGAGATGGCTCTCGCCTATCCTCGCGCCTCTCCAGCGCCGGTGGCGCGGGTAGCTTCCGCTCGCAGTCGCTGTCCCGCTGCAATGTCGCCTCCTCGGCCGCCTGCTCTTCGGCCTCGTCGCTCGGCCTGGGCCTAGCCTACCGCCGGGCCCCGGCATCCGACGGGCTGGACCTGAGTCAGGCGGCGGCGCGCACCAATGAGTACAAGATTATCCGCACCAACGAGAAGGAGCAGCTGCAGGGCCTCAACGACCGCTTCGCTGTGTTCATCGAGAAGGTGCACCAGCTGGAGACGCAGAACCGCGCGCTCGAGGCCGAACTGGCCGCGCTGCGACAGCGCCACGCCGAGCCGTCGCGCGTCGGCGAGCTCTTCCAGCGCGAGCTGCGCGACCTGCGCGCGCAGCTGGAGGAGGCGAGCTCGGCGCGCGCGCAGGCCCTGCTGGAGCGCGACGGGCTGGCCGAGGAGGTGCAGCGGCTTCGGGCGCGCTGCGAGGAAGAGAGCCGAGGGCGCGAAGGCGCGGAGCGCGCCCTGAAGGCGCAGCAGCGCGACGTGGACGGCGCCACGCTGGCCCGCCTGGACCTGGAGAAGAAGGTGGAGTCGCTGCTGGACGAGCTGGCCTTCGTGCGCCAGGTGCACGACGAGGAGGTGGCCGAGCTGCTGGCCACGCTGCAGGCGTCGTCGCAGGCCGCGGCCGAGGTGGACGTGGCTGTGGCCAAACCAGACCTGAGTTCGGCGTTGAGGGAGATCCGCGCCCAGTATGAGTCCCTGGCTGCCAAGAACCTCCAGTCAGCTGAGGAGTGGTACAAGTCCAAGTTTGCCAACCTGAACGAGCAGGCAGCGCGCAGCACCGAGGCCATCCGGGCAAGCCGTGAGGAGATTCACGAGTACCGGCGCCAGCTGCAGGCCCGCACCATCGAGATTGAGGGGCTGCGTGGGGCCAATGAGTCCCTGGAGAGGCAGATCCTGGAGCTGGAGGAGCGGCACAGTGCAGAGGTGGCTAGCTACCAGGTAAGAGCTGGAACGCTGCAAAGGGAGAGGGCGCCCTGTCCTCTCCCCCACCTACCTGCGCTTTCCCACACAACTGGAACTCTAGGAAccgagaggaggggagggaagggaagaggaagagctcCAACTGGAGGCAAACAAAGAGCCCTGGAGTCTATACCATTAATTCTAGAGTCCTGGccaccctctgtccctgcccGTCACGTCCCTGTCAGAGACCTTTTAGAAAAATCCCTTAAGTTTAAGTTTTTCAGAGTCCAAAAATCTAATTCATGCCTCCCTGTCCGCAAATGGACATAAACACCCTGGCGATCTGAAGAACAGTCCCCCACCAAAAGTAGGAGTGAACCCAATGCAGGTGGGTTACAGCCTCTCATGGTTGACAGTGCTGTCTCAGCTGTCTGACTTGTTTGTTTGACTTTGAAAGGCTTTCTTTCTGTGCGCCCCGGGATTGATATTTATGGATTATGGTTTGCCCTAGAGAGAATGCTGGACTGAACTGGGAAGGGTTCTATCCCATTTTCTTGACTTTTGCCTTCAAAAGAGTCTAGAGATTGGGAGCCAGGGAGCTGGGTGATTGGGCTAGTCACAACTGCTCTGCTCTGCCCCctgttccccttccccccaccacacacacgcgcacacacacgcgcgcacacagtTTCCTTGTGGACCTACGGATATTTCTGCTAAAGAAAGCTTTAAACCGCTTAGCAAATGGGAATGGTCAGGGGCGCTGTCCTCGGTGCTGATCTAGAGTTCTTTCCATCTCAGAAATGATGTCTCTCTCGTCTCATGTCCCAGTTATGACTCTCTAGGCAATTAAGtgctttgggcttttttttttcccatctgcaaCACCATCACATCAGTCCTAGCTACCTGCAATCAAAGGTCACCTCGTGGACAGCATCAATTTTCACTGTCATGGATGGCTTAGCACTTAACAAAAAGCACTTAATGTGCTCAGCAGCAGTGAGGTCTCACTTGAAAATTCACATCTCCTTAATAATTTTCCAACCTAAATGCATGTGGTAAATCACAGAGATGGATGATCCTATCTTTGTTATAGGCCgcttattttttctatctttgcGTGTCCTCTAAGCTCCTGTGAAGGTATTGACtggatctttcttcctttttgtctccAAACAAAGGCGACTGCATCTTCAGTTCTACTATATAGGACATTCTGGGCTTATAACCACAGAGGGTACAGAGGCAAGGCAAAGAAAGGAATCTAAATAGTGTGATTCAATTTCAAGGTATAATAAAAGCTCCATTGGGTAGAATGGTAATAATTCAGAAATTTTCAATAATTCATTCTAGCAAAGATTGAAGCTTACATTTGATGAAATTAACAGGGTTTGGgaacattaataaaatagaacCAAGAAAGGACTGAAATCTTGAAAGTACTATGTTAGTCTACAGCTAAAGAATTATTATCGGTGTGCAAGTATATGTTGTCCATTATAAACTACCCCCGTTACTTAAGGAAGAAAGCTTGCTTGGACCATTTGTTTTGGTTCATTTGGAATTATAGCACAATTCAAGTAAATACTTCTGTTCTGCTTCAAAAGCTGTAACTTGAATGTTTCAGTATATGGCCTAGTCCCTGCATGGCCTGAATTAATTACATTTAGTTAATTGAGACTTCATGTGTTCTTCTAGAAGCGTCAAAAGATGAGGTAGGTGGTCTTCTGAAGGGCTAGCCCAGTATTTCTACAAAAAGAATAACTTATCTACAACTGCAACTGTCATCTAAATTGGGCTTTGCCATGCCCTCTGTTTGTTTGGTATAGCCCTACATTCTAAGAGGTAGTGACAGTACTGTCTGACTTGTTTCGTTTGCTTTAAAAGGCTTTCAGTGTTAGACAATAGTAGGGTCATACAGATACAGTCTACAGGAAACAAGCAAActaacaaaacaacagaaactgcGGCATCTGCAGCTCTGCAGTGCTGCCCCCCATCAGCTTGAGCCATCAAAGCCTCAGTGGACCTGCTGGTGGAGTGGAAGAGGAGATGAGACAACGGAAAGCTATTTCCTACCCCTTGGGACTTCAGGCTGAAGTCCTGTGAGGGGCTCACATCCTCACCTGCTGATCCTGAAGGCCTGAAGTCACAGGGGTGTCCTCTGGCTGTTTTCTCAACAATTCTGGCAGTGCTGACTAAGATGAAAAGCCTCCTTCTCCACAATGAGATTCAGCCATTGTTTTCTTGCCCTCTCACCCCTCCCTACTCCCCTTTCACTGCAGTAATGGGAGGcgttctctttcttctgcttcaaagATGAGTGATAGACCCATTTTCCCTTGCAAGATTGCCACCCTCTTAAGAGGCAGAGGAAGGCCCCATTAAAGTCACATTTTCCATGCCTGGAATGCTGACAGCCTATTCAAGGAGAGAAAGCTTATTACACTTTTGAAAGGGTAAAGAATGATTCAAGGTGACATGGTAAGTACACAATGACATATGAGAGTCCAAATCAGGTGACAGGAGAAATTATGAAGAGCTAGGACCGTTGTCTTCAAAATCCAAATGTAGCCACCCTCCAGCTGAACCCTTTCCCATCTCTGACCCAGGGCGAAGCTGGTTCCTGCACAGATGCTTCATCACCATTAGAGGCCCTGTTCTGCCAAAGACATCTAAGGATATTTTTTCAGGATACCGGTGGCCTTGGCCCTGTATTATGGTCTTGGAAAGCCAAAGCTTTCCTTGAAAGACCTTGCTGAACAATCAAAGCTCACCATTAGTTAATGCTCCCCAGGGAGATGAGCCAAGTGTGCCCTCTTCTCTCCAGTATGAGATTGGAATATAACCTAATGAAATAGCAAGAAGGGGCTGGCCCCTTAGAGATTGGGGTAACAGTGTCTGATAGATAAGTCTATGGCTCAATAGATTTATCTCTGAAATTAGAATTCAAAAGAAACTAcatttggtcctttttttttttttttttttagttcttccatgtgtatttggtttggtttttgccCCTCTCTGCCTTACTGTATTGTTGTCACCAGGGCCACCTTGATTGCTCcttcacagaaataaatttaaactagTAGTTCCTAAACCCATTGATCCACCAAGGTCACTTGGGGGCTTAACAAAAAGATTCTCAGGCCTACCCCTACTCCCAACTGGATTCAGTTGTTCACAGGTGGGGTCCAGGAAAATATGCAATTTCAGTAAAAGCGCTGCATTCTATTGTTCCTCAGACTGATTTGGAGGTGTGCTGACCTAAACcgcatttcacaatatacaccaGCTCATAATATGCAAGATTTTAAAGTatggttgggggggaggggggagaaagcaAAGACAGGAAGGAGAATAAGGCATATGGGTGGTCCACATATAAAaatcccctctccccacccagtaATTCTTAATGGGCTCTTTCATTCAAACTGTGCTATGTTCACTACTGCTCACCTTGCTGAGGGCTGCTAAAAGTGATGAAACCCATAGCACTGTTTGTGGTTCCTTTTCTCCCGTGCAGATGCTTGTGTGgccatttctttctcttactccTGATCTGCATCCTTCCAGGCCTTGGGAAGATGCTCAGCACTTGTCTTAGCTATTACTCCAGGAGAGACCCCAGCTGGAACTGGGAGTGCCTCTCTGCCATTCCCTCAGGCTAAGCCAGCAGCAGCTgcgtggttgggggagggggcagactgCAGCGCTCTGCTCAGATTTCCAGCTGGAGGCCATCTTTGGCAGGGCTTTTGAAGGGCAATGCAAGACAGCCTGGTGTGGGGGAAGAGAGCACAAACAAAGAGACTAGACATTGAAGAGCAATGGTCAGCAGTCAGCCCAATTCCTTCTGAAAGGAGCCAAGTTGTGCTTTTTGTCTACTCTGatccataaaataaatgtatgaaatgtATAACATAAAAATTCAAGGAAATCTCCTCTATCTAGAACTCAGCTCCCAACAACCTCTTATTCAGCAAACACAGCtctgaagcaaacaaacaaaaacaggaccacattggggcacctgcgtggctcagtcagttgagcatctgactcttggggttttggctcaggtcaagatcttacgGTTCGAGGGTTTgaggcctgcgttgggctccgcactgacagtgtggagcctgcttgggattctctctctttccctctctctctgcccctctccccctctctttcccactctctcaaaataaataaatagacttagaaaaagaaaaaagaaaagaaaaaggaccttACTAACCCCCTGATGAGACAAAACATCTAACCTCAAATCACATATTGGTAAGCTGATCCCCTCTGGTGCCCCTCACTTACTCATTCTTACTTTACATGATTCTAAAGCACTTTGTCATTTGAATTTCAAGCCTGCTGCAAGATAGAGAAGAGGGACCAATGGAGTCAGTCATCATCAAGGACAAGTAGCATTAGTTTCactttcagaacaaagaaaaccaataagTAACAAGCACTAATGCAAACACTGGTCTTTGGGGCCATTTAGGATAGAAATAACCTGATATACCTCAGCTGACCTAGAAGATAAAAGACATAATAGaactatagaaaaataattgatcATTATCACAACCTATGGTTGCTAAGAAAGGTTGCATTATGTTTATGTCCTAATTAAGAATGGTACAagtggggtgcttggctggcttggttggtagagagtggagtttttatttatttattcattcattcattcattcattcatttattcatttatttatttttgggagagtgcaagagggggacagaagatcccaagtggGTCCGTGCTGAAAGGCAAACtggcaagatcatcacctgagctcaactgactgagccacccaggtaccccagagtgtgcagctcttgatcttggggttgtgagtttgagccctgcattggaagtagagattactttaaaaaataaaatctttaggggttccccgggtggcttagtcggttgagtatctgactttggctcaggtcatgatctcgcggttcgtgggttccagccccaagttgggctctgtgctgacagctgacagcctgcacctgcttcagattctgtctccctttctttcttcccctccccactcat
The genomic region above belongs to Felis catus isolate Fca126 chromosome D2, F.catus_Fca126_mat1.0, whole genome shotgun sequence and contains:
- the INA gene encoding alpha-internexin; this encodes MSFGSEHYLCASSYRKVFGDGSRLSSRLSSAGGAGSFRSQSLSRCNVASSAACSSASSLGLGLAYRRAPASDGLDLSQAAARTNEYKIIRTNEKEQLQGLNDRFAVFIEKVHQLETQNRALEAELAALRQRHAEPSRVGELFQRELRDLRAQLEEASSARAQALLERDGLAEEVQRLRARCEEESRGREGAERALKAQQRDVDGATLARLDLEKKVESLLDELAFVRQVHDEEVAELLATLQASSQAAAEVDVAVAKPDLSSALREIRAQYESLAAKNLQSAEEWYKSKFANLNEQAARSTEAIRASREEIHEYRRQLQARTIEIEGLRGANESLERQILELEERHSAEVASYQDSIGQLENDLRNTKSEMARHLREYQDLLNVKMALDIEIAAYRKLLEGEETRFSTSGLSISGLNPPPNPGYLLPPRILSSTTSKVSSTGLSLKKEEEEEEEASKVASKKTSQIGESFEEILEETVISTKKTEKLNIEESTTSSQKI